A region from the Gossypium hirsutum isolate 1008001.06 chromosome A08, Gossypium_hirsutum_v2.1, whole genome shotgun sequence genome encodes:
- the LOC107928250 gene encoding single-stranded DNA-binding protein WHY2, mitochondrial — MLKQCRSLLSRSLQSAKWGDGFESRAAYSTSLQDFAATGNANGRVFAPYTIYKGKASLSISPVLPTFVKMDSDIGGLKVNRRGSMMLTFCPAIGERKYDWEQRQKFALSPTEVGSLISMGAHDASEFFHDPSMKSSNAGQVSKKLCIKALDGGNGYLISLTVTNNILKSNERFNIPVTTAEFAVLKTACSFALPHIMGWDRLTNQSPKGIKGSPSKVNSKQHFDLEWDR; from the exons ATGTTGAAACAATGTCGCTCTTTGCTCTCCAG GTCACTGCAATCTGCGAAATGGGGTGATGGCTTTGAATCCCGAGCTGCCTATTCAACTTCTCTACAGGATTTCGCTGCTACAG GAAATGCCAATGGTCGTGTGTTTGCTCCTTATACGATATACAAGGGGAAAGCTTCACTCTCTATTTCTCCTGTTCTGCCAACTTTCGTTAAGATGGAT TCCGACATTGGTGGCCTTAAAGTTAATCGCCGTGGTTCCATGATGTTGACATTCTGCCCTGCTATTGGAGAGCGCAAGTACGATTGGGAACAGAGACAG AAATTTGCTTTGTCACCGACGGAGGTTGGGTCTTTGATAAGCATGGGTGCTCATGATGCCTCTGAATTCTTCCATGACCCTTCAATGAAATCAAG CAATGCTGGTCAAGTAAGCAAGAAGTTATGTATTAAGGCACTTGATGGCGGTAATGGCTACCTGATTTCTTTGA CTGTTACCAACAACATTCTAAAATCAAACGAGCGCTTTAACATACCTGTTACAACAGCGGAATTCGCAGTCTTGAAGACAGCATGCAGT TTTGCATTGCCTCACATCATGGGTTGGGATCGGTTGACGAATCAGTCACCTAAAGGCATCAAGGGGAGTCCTTCAAAGGTGAACTCAAAGCAGCATTTCGATTTGGAGTGGGATAGATGA
- the LOC107928251 gene encoding uncharacterized protein isoform X2, producing the protein MSVKGWLNEKIVDPMIQILRKGAQPKQLAFSAALGLTIGVFPICGVTVVMCGMAIAVLGSLAHSPTVMLANFIATPIELSLMVPFLRFGELLTGGEPFELTSDALNKVLTGQASTELLFSIARALLGWLVAAPIVLGTLYFIFLPMFKFLVPKFSGAPEKKEHDS; encoded by the exons ATGTCAGTGAAGGGGTGGTTGAATGAAAAGATTGTGGATCCTATGATCCAAATCCTCCGCAA AGGAGCACAACCCAAGCAATTGGCCTTTTCTGCAGCTTTGGGACTTACTATAGGAGTATTTCCAATTTGtg GGGTGACAGTGGTGATGTGTGGGATGGCAATAGCGGTGTTGGGATCATTGGCCCATTCTCCAACAGTCATGCTTGCTAACTTCATTGCCACCCCTATTGAGTTGAG CCTTATGGTGCCGTTCTTGCGGTTTGGGGAACTGCTTACAGGTGGGGAGCCATTTGAATTAACATCAGATGCTTTAAACAAAGTATTGACTGGCCAAGCTTCAACCGAACTCCTCTTTAGTATTGCCCGTGCT TTGTTGGGGTGGCTTGTTGCAGCACCCATTGTTTTGGGCACACTCTACTTTATATTCTTGCCAATGTTCAAGTTCCTAGTCCCCAAGTTCAGTGGTGCTCCAGAGAAAAAAGAACATGATTCATAA
- the LOC107928251 gene encoding uncharacterized protein isoform X1 translates to MSVKGWLNEKIVDPMIQILRKGAQPKQLAFSAALGLTIGVFPICGNLFYFIYLKKLRKKMKNGGMGIAGVTVVMCGMAIAVLGSLAHSPTVMLANFIATPIELSLMVPFLRFGELLTGGEPFELTSDALNKVLTGQASTELLFSIARALLGWLVAAPIVLGTLYFIFLPMFKFLVPKFSGAPEKKEHDS, encoded by the exons ATGTCAGTGAAGGGGTGGTTGAATGAAAAGATTGTGGATCCTATGATCCAAATCCTCCGCAA AGGAGCACAACCCAAGCAATTGGCCTTTTCTGCAGCTTTGGGACTTACTATAGGAGTATTTCCAATTTGtggtaatttattttattttatatatttgaagaaattaagaaaaaaaatgaaaaatgggggAATGGGAATTGCAGGGGTGACAGTGGTGATGTGTGGGATGGCAATAGCGGTGTTGGGATCATTGGCCCATTCTCCAACAGTCATGCTTGCTAACTTCATTGCCACCCCTATTGAGTTGAG CCTTATGGTGCCGTTCTTGCGGTTTGGGGAACTGCTTACAGGTGGGGAGCCATTTGAATTAACATCAGATGCTTTAAACAAAGTATTGACTGGCCAAGCTTCAACCGAACTCCTCTTTAGTATTGCCCGTGCT TTGTTGGGGTGGCTTGTTGCAGCACCCATTGTTTTGGGCACACTCTACTTTATATTCTTGCCAATGTTCAAGTTCCTAGTCCCCAAGTTCAGTGGTGCTCCAGAGAAAAAAGAACATGATTCATAA